A segment of the Arachis hypogaea cultivar Tifrunner chromosome 5, arahy.Tifrunner.gnm2.J5K5, whole genome shotgun sequence genome:
GACTTGCGAGGGAAATTtaataaaaacaatattttttttaaaaagaaaattacagatAAACCcccccttttttctctctcttcctaaTTCCTATTGATGTAATTAATTGTCTTGAATCTTGATGATTAAGGATCAAAGTAAATATTCTTTACTCAAATGATTAGGTAGGCCTAATTAACACTATGATCTTTTATGGAGTCAGACAAATGTTAAAGATAGTAGATAGATATCATTCAGACAAATGTTTTTTGCCTAGTCAATTTGTTTTTTTGGGAATTGGCTACAGTAAGGAAAGTTGAGCATGGCACTGCAAGATATTTGTTAAAAGATGTCAATTCTGTAGTGAGGATGAGAGTCATACAATAGACAGGTTTTTCATTCTATATCcctgttttttaataattgaaaacaTGTCCAGGAGATTAAATACAAGTATGCTGAgctgtatgttttttttttcctggTATTATAATGGAGCAGTTGGATGTTATTAGTGTGGACATGGAGATATTGGGCTTTGGTTGAAAAACTGTAGCAGGTTGGGTATTTATTTGGAGTTGAGAGTTGGGTTTGAAATGAAATGAATGGGAAAAAAGTGTTTAATGCTAATGGAGCTTAAGGTTGGTCTGAGTCCAAGTGGGTGgagtttaaatatttttttcatcggAAAAAAAAAGCTTAATAGGTTAGAGTGTTGGAATGGGCCTATTTGTATAGGTTGGAAAAAAGAATTCAATAATAAAAGTTTAATACTAGCTATCGGTAAGAATTAAGGATGTGTTCGTCTCAATAGGAGAATTTTCTCTCTCAATAGGAGAGTTCTTCTAGAACACCAGGTTCTTCTCCAATAGGGAGTTCTCATCAACCTACATTTACACCAGCATTCTAACTAGTTTATCAAGCTCCTTTCTTTAACTTCTGCACTAGTAGCAACACATAAAACCTGCAAGAAAGAAGCAACAGTAAGTGAGAGTAAAGTTGGACATGGACTCTATAGAAGGAAAAGTAATCAGTCTCAACAAATCAGGGGAACTAGGATTCAAAGTCGACTGTCTTAACATAGTGGGCAAAGTTATCTCTGATAAAGAGATAGGTTACAAGGCTTGCAGAAATGCTTTATTGGGGATGTGGGGCAATCCACCAGGAGTAGCTGTCACTGAAATAGGATCAAAGAAGATACTTTTCAGCTTCAAAGATAGGAAAAAAGGGCTGCAAATACTTCAGAATGGACCGTGGAATGTGAGAGGTAATCTGATTAATCTTCGACTTTGGACTGAAGGTGAATCTGTGTTTGAAGTTAATCATGATTTTATGGAATTTTGGGTTCAAGTTCATCGTATTCCTGTTGATTACATGAGCAAGGAAACAACCATTCATATTGGGAACATGTTAGGAGTTGTTGCTGAAGTAGAAGACCCAAAGGTGGATGGAGTTCTTAGGAGACCTTTCTTGAGAATAAGAGTAGGCATCAATATATCAAAGGCTCTTCCAACAGGTTTTTGGTTAGCAAGAGAAAAATCTTCAAACCTATGGGTATATTTTCAATATAAAAGACTACCAGACTGTTACTGCTACAACTGTGGTATCATTGGACATGAAAAAAAAAGCTGCAAGAACCCAACGGCAATGGCGGTTTGGGATTCGACAAAGTCTAGATACTCGGCAGGCTTAGGAGTAAGCCAGGTTCGAGCTATTACATCTATGGGTGCTGGTAGCTCAAAACAAGGTGGATGGAAAGAGAAAGATGGGGAAGAAACAGCGCGTGGACAACAAAGCATAGGAAGAGGGAGTGAGGACAGACAAGATACTGAAGAAAGCATGTTCAAAGATGAGCAGAATTTGCAGCGTGAATTAAGGGAAGAATATTTCTTGGAAAATCAATTTGTGgaagagaatgaaagagaaagaGCAGAGGGGCAGGTAAAGAAAACACAGAATATCCCAAATTTTCAGAGAAGGAATGCTGACCTAGAGGAATTAAGGGCAGGCTATATAATGGATATTTCATCAAGAGAGATCAGGAAAAACAAGAAGGGAATAGAAAGGTCAGCCCAACAAGTAGCTGAAGGAGAGTTTCAAGAGAGGGCAGAAGTTGGGCTAAACTTTGACATCAGGCCCAATAGGAGAATAACTCATGATCAACTAAGCAAACAAGCTGGAAGGAAGCCAAATATTGAAGGTCCAACAAATTGGGTCAGGGATGAGTCAActcaaagagaaagaaagagtctAGATCAAAATAAACGTCAAAGATTTGAATCAAGCTATGAAACCCACACCCCAAGGAGAACAGAATATGAAGATCTGATTCACAACAATCAAACAAATGGCAAGGAAGGGAGCAAGGAAGAAAAGAACAAGCAAGAGTATAAAGCAGAAAGTGGAGACATGTATTATGTTGAATTAGCGAGCGACGGTGAAGAGGAAGGTGAGAAGATAGTGGAAAACAACAGAGGTTCATCAGGGTGAGAAATTGAGTTAGCTAATTATATGCAACAAAGTTTGAAACTTAAAAGGAAGAGAGATGAAAGACGCATTCTGCAGATAACTGGAGTAGCCTGGGAGGATGAGAGTGAAAAAGATCTGGTGCAAATCAGCAAAAGAATCAAGAATTATGAAGAAGGGGTAGCTGAATGGAATGGAGCTGAGGAAGGAATAGTGGACTGGGACACAGGTAATAATAACAAGGCTGAGGAGGCGGGCCTAAGCATGCCCCAAATTCAGCCATGAAGCTCTTAAGTTGGAATTATCGAGGAGTGGCGGCTTCCTCGACAATGGCTGAATTAAGAAATATTTGCAAATTTAACAAGCCGTCAGTAGTTTTTTTGATGGAAACTAGAGCTAAGGAAGATAGAATTAATACTATTAGAAggaaattatattttgataaatcCTTTTGTGTAGAACTCCGGGGCTTGTCCGGAGGTCTATGTATTTTGTGGAAATCAAATgtgaatattaatattttgtcGTGGTGTGATAATTTTATTACagctaaaataaatataaacaatgGTGAATTTTGGAAATGTATATTTGTGTATGGTAATCCTATTTTCAGGAAAAGGAAGAATTTATGGAGGAATTTAACAGCCAATAATTGGGATCAAGAGGCAACACAAATATACATTGGAGACTTTAATGAGGTTCTAACACAAGAGGAAAAGGTTGGTTTACACCCAAAACCAAGAGGGCAACTTGAAGAGTTTAGGAAGTTCCTGAATGATAATAGGCTCATGGATTTGGACCTTAAAGGAAACAAATTTACTTGGTTTAGTAACCCAAGAAATGGGTTCATAACTAGGGAAAGAATTGATCGAGTCCTAGTAAACTGGCAATGGAGGAAAATCAACATGCTATTTTGGAAGCCCTGCCAGCGATAAGTTCGGATCATTATCCATTAATGCTGACTACTAACCCGAGGAATAAAACGAATACGCATTTTAAGTATGAGGCATTTTGGGAAGATCATGAGGAATGCTGCAATGTTATTAATAAGGGATGGAACAAAGAGATCACAAGAGGAACTGCATGGACCAACATTATTCAAAGGATGAAGAATTGCAAGGAGGAATTGATAAAATAGAGCAGGACCACGTTTAAAAGGGCTGACAAGGAAATTTTGAAGATGAAGGAGGAGCTTAGAAAACTACAGAATTCAAGTTTGGAAGAGAATAAACAGCAGCagattaatcaaataaaaagaagaatttcAGAAATGTGGAGGCAAGAAGAAAAATACTGGGGGCAATGATCAAGGTTAAAATGGCTTAAATGGGGAGATAAGAATACTAAATTTTTTCACGCTACTACTATTCAGAGGAGAGATAGGAATAGAATAGAAAGGTTAAAGAATTCAGCAGGACAATGGGTCCAAGGGGGTGATGAAATTTTAAAACTGGCAGAAGAACATTTTTCTAAGTTGTTTACTTCTGAAAAGAGAGGAAGTTTACAGGAGTGCATTAGGAAAATACCGAGAAAGGTAACCAATGAGATGAATGAAGAAATCCTAGGAAACATAAGGGATGATGAAATAAGAGCTGCAGCATTTAGTCTGGGAGGTTTAAAAGCCCCAGGACCAGATGGACTCAATGGGATGTTCTACCAAAAGCATTGGGAGACTGTGAAAGAAGAGGTATGCGCagttgttaaaaaattttttgaggaAGCCGTTATGCTTGAGGAGATTAGTGAGACTactcttgttcttattccaaaaaTAAATAATCGGGAAAACCTTAATCAGCCAAGGCCTATAAGTTGTTGTAATTTTATATACAAGATAATATCTAGGCTGATTGTGGTAAGATTGCAGAAGATATTGGACAAGTTAGTGTCCCCAATACAAAGTGCTTTTGTTAGTGGGAGGCTCATTCAAGACAATATTATCATTGTATAAGAAGCCTTTCACAAGttaggaaaaaaaaggaaaagatggaGCCAATGAACTACCGATCAAGCTAGATATGAATAAGGCTTATGACAGACTTGAATGGGACTTTCTTGAAGAGGTGCTCAAAGCCTTCGGTTTTAATGAAAAGTGGGTGAAGTTGATGATGGGATGTGTAAAGAGTGCAAAttataagataaaaattaatgGCAACATGTCCAACAAAATTAAACCTCAGAGAGGTTTGCGACAAGGAGATCCGTTATCACCCTATCTATTTATAATAGCGGCAGAGGTCTTCACTATCTTAATGAGTGAAGCTCAACAGGAAAAGCTTATCTCTGGCATTAAACTAGCACCTACAGCCCCACCTATAACACACTTACTTTTTGCTGACGATTGCATTATTTTTGCAGAAGCTAAGGAAGAGGAGGTTTATCAAATTATTCAAGTCCTTAATCAGTACACTAAAGCCTCGGGTCAGCGTATTAATTTGGAGAAATCTGGTATTTCTTTTGGTAGTCTTATTCCTATTCAAACTAGAGTTAACATAGAGGAGATCTTAGGTATGGCAGCTTGGGAGAACCCTGGAAAGTACCTTGGTTTACCAGCTATATGGGGAAGATCTAAGAATAAAGCTTTGGAATGGATAGAGGAGAAGGTTATTAACAAAATGGAGGGTTGGAAGGAGCAATTGTTGAACCAAGATGGCAAAGAGGTTCTTATAAAATCAGTGATCCAAGCGATACCAGCATATACCATGAATGTTGTGAGATTTCCTAAAAACTTATGTAAGAGGCTTAGTGCGAGAGTGGCAAAATTTTGGTGGGCATCCTCAGGAAAGGAGAGTGGTATTCATTGGAATAGTTGGACAATAATTTCAAGGAGCAAGAAGGATGGGGGCTTAGGATTTAAAGACTTTGAATTACAAAATCTAGCCCATTTAGCAAAACAGGCTTGGAGGATATTAACTAACCCGGAAGCCATATGGGTGAGAATCTTAAAGGCGATATATTTCCCTAATAATAATTTTTGGGAAGCCAGAGCACATAGAGGGGCATCATGGGTCTGGAGAAGCATATTAGAAGGCAGAGATTTTCTTAGACGAAAAGGAAGCTGGAGCATTGGAGATGGATCTGAAGTAGAGGTTTGGAGGGATAATTTGGTTGAAGGAAAACACAGATTGGAAGTACCAGAGAATGTGGGAAGAATGAAGGTTAAAGAGCTGTTAGTTGAAGGCCAAGAATGGGACGCTAACAAAGTTCACAACCTTTTTTCGAACCACTTATCTGAAAGAATACTAAGAACACCTGTCTGCTTAGTGAATAAGAAGGATAGCTTAATATGGCCTTATAGGATGGATGGAGATTACACAATAAAGACAGGGTACTATGCAGCAACAGaggagaaaagaaaggaaaaaagagaGAAGGCATCAACTAGCACAGATATTAAAGATCTttggaaagaaatttgaaaaatgcaagttccacaaaaaataaaattttttctctgGGAGGCAGCACATAACATAATAGCAGTCAATTccaatttaactaaaagaaagattgCAAGAAATCCTAATTGTAGGATATGTTTAGAGGCAGAGGAGACAGTGGAGCATGCTCTCTTATTATGTCCTTGGACCAGAGCAGTTTGGTTTGGCTCACAAATCCAGTGCTTACCAACACCAATTTCGGTATCCTCTTTTGGAGAATGGTTCCTAGAAATGATTCAAAAACTTAGAGTTGGAGGTGCAAGGCAGGCAGAGGAAGAAATAGGCAGTTTAGGTTTTTTATGTTGGGCTGTGTGAAAATCAAGAAACCAATTTGTCTTTCAAAATAATGAAGTCAATCCTAAAGCAACTATAATCATGGCAAAGAGAATGGAGGCAGACTTCAGACAAACCAAAGACACGCAGCAAGAAATACAACAACATAGGAATAATAAGAGAGGAAAGCAAGTTACCTGGAGACCTCCACTGAAAGAATGGCTAAAAATAAATGTCGATGCGTCCTTTTGTAGAGAGACGGGGGAAGCAGCTTTAGCTGCAATAATTAGAGATTACATGGGAAGAATCATTACAGGAGTTACATCAAGGTTCAAAGCTAAATCAAGCCTAATAGCAGAGGCCAATGCACTCAGGGAAGCTATCATTATGGCAAAATACTTAATGCTTGGAAAGACTATTATAGAATCGGATAGCCTAATCCTTGTTCAAgcagtaaaatcaaaaggaaaaattTGGGAAATCGATGCAATTCTCAAAGATATTTTTATGCTTTTGAATGATTTGCAGGATACAGGGTTCACCTGGACGCCGAGAGAGGGAAACAGACTAGCTCATGAGATCGCAGCCAGGACATCAATGGAAAGCTTAGGAAACCAATGGAGGtttacccccccccccccacctGAAATTGCAAGCATTGTGAGAAGTGAAAGCAGAGTCAGAACATGTTGAGCAAGATATAAACATATCATACCAAAATAGACGTGCACGAGCTACTACCTTACCAAATCAGAGGAGCAAGAGCCACGTAGAAGATTCACCAAGTTGTTTCGGTGATAGTGGAGTGCAGGAGAAAATGTGGAGTTGTGGCGAATGTGAGTATACAGAGACTATGCTATTGTATAGAATAAAAGAGTACAATATTCaacttttgttttaaaaaattttaattcattttgaaaaattgtcatcgaaaatatgttattttaatatttaatttatccaaataatttattcttacaaaaaattattgtgataaaatttaaaaattttatttttattctagaaGCAACAATAAATATGCataaaaaaacatatttaaaattattttttaaaaatattaaaaattattttatttacctTATGAGAGTGTTTaagaaaagaatttaatttttatgttctgTGAATGAAgtttacaaatataataaatcgtaCATAGTCGtgtaaaaaatgaataaatttaattaaatgatagtaaaatcttaaattttcatTCTATGCATAATTGTTACAGATAATCTTCATACAAAGAGCTCTTGGAAACCCATATACTCGTTTCTCTTCTACTTGAGTATTCCATGTTGTTTTAGTTAGAACTTTTCATTTTCCccttttgattgttgttcaaTGTGGACCATTTATTTCATCTAATAAAAGTATCTatcttttgataaaaaaaaattctgtaTATATAATCTATTACAAATGCTGTTCGTTTTTTCACATAATTTGTGCTATTCTATAGCGAGTTAAATTATAATCTAATAAATTTGGAgttcaatcaatttatttaagTAAGTTGCTCTTATTTTCCTATTAGATAATTTGCTAAACTTGTTTCGTATGAGTTTTCTAGGTAACTTATCTATTTAATATAAACAAATTTTTAGAGGATTatcttgttaaaaaattaaatcttttgaaagttaaaaaaataatttattcactgatttgatgaatatgtttttttttttaaaaagaatacaactaatacattttttaaaatacattatTTAATCCAAAGTATATTGAAATATTCATAagtgacaattttttttatttatttgattctgctagtgtaaaaataattttaaaaaattaaaatgtattaTGCGGAATCAATGTTGTTAGAAATCTTAGATATCTTgtattttcaatattta
Coding sequences within it:
- the LOC140173264 gene encoding uncharacterized protein; the protein is MQQSLKLKRKRDERRILQITGVAWEDESEKDLVQISKRIKNYEEGVAEWNGAEEGIVDWDTAKININNGEFWKCIFVYGNPIFRKRKNLWRNLTANNWDQEATQIYIGDFNEVLTQEEKRRDRNRIERLKNSAGQWVQGGDEILKLAEEHFSKLFTSEKRGSLQECIRKIPRKVTNEMNEEILGNIRDDEIRAAAFSLGGLKAPGPDGLNGMFYQKHWETVKEEADCGKIAEDIGQEKKGKDGANELPIKLDMNKAYDRLEWDFLEEVLKAFGFNEKWVKLMMGCVKSANYKIKINGNMSNKIKPQRGLRQGDPLSPYLFIIAAEVFTILMSEAQQEKLISGIKLAPTAPPITHLLFADDCIIFAEAKEEEVYQIIQVLNQYTKASGQRINLEKSGISFGSLIPIQTRVNIEEILGMAAWENPGKYLGLPAIWGRSKNKALEWIEEKVINKMEGWKEQLLNQDGKEVLIKSVIQAIPAYTMNVVRFPKNLCKRLSARVAKFWWASSGKESGIHWNSWTIISRSKKDGGLGFKDFELQNLAHLAKQAWRILTNPEAIWVRILKAIYFPNNNFWEARAHRGASWVWRSILEGRDFLRRKGSWSIGDGSEVEVWRDNLVEGKHRLEVPENVGRMKVKELLVEGQEWDANKVHNLFSNHLSERILRTPVCLVNKKDSLIWPYRMDGDYTIKTGYYAATEEKRKEKREKASTSTDIKDLWKEI